A genomic segment from Nicotiana sylvestris chromosome 1, ASM39365v2, whole genome shotgun sequence encodes:
- the LOC138868507 gene encoding uncharacterized protein, with translation MMKSLSINVTLVEALDQMPGYAKFMKDLVTKKRSMNCETIKMTHQVSAIVHSIAPKLEDPGVFTIPCTIGSADFAKALCNLRASINLFPYSMYKTLGIGQPRPTSIRLQMADHTMKRPLGIIDDVLVRVDKFILPADFVILDCKVDYEVPIILGRPFLATGKALVNVEAGELTFRVGDEKVVFHVCKFMKQPNSNEVFSFVDLVTDVIIDDASATMNIDDTLEAVLLNLDDDEEKEVYVECVNALQGMGSYTFEPHKLSLDLENLRTPPTNPSIEEPPTLELKPFPPHLSYEFLSPCSTLPVILSSYLTNLQVDSTLTVLQKRKKAIGWTLADIRGISPAFCMHKIILEDYAKTSVEHQRRLNEAMQEVVKKEIIKWLDAGVVYPIFDSS, from the coding sequence atgatgaagagtttgtctaTTAATGTGACATTGGTTGAGGCTTTGGATcaaatgccgggttatgcaaagttcatgaaggacttggtgacaaagaaaaggtcgatgaattgtgaaactataaagatgactcatcaagtgagtgcaattgtgcactcaaTAGCTCCCAAATTGGAAGATCCTGGTGTTTTCACAATCCCTtgcaccattggaagtgccgactttgcaaaagctctttGTAATCTtagggcaagtatcaacttgttTCCCTATTCGATGTAcaaaactttgggaattgggcaaccaagacccacatctatAAGGTTACAAATGGCAGATCatactatgaagagaccattaggtattattgatgatgtgttggttcgtgttgataagttcatccTCCCAGCAGACTTTGTAATTCTTGATTGTAAAGTGGACTACGAGGTGcctattattttgggtagacctttccttgctacggggaaggctcttGTTAATGTGGAAGCCGGtgagctcaccttccgggtgggtgatgaaaaggtggtcttccatgtgtgcaaatttATGAAACAACCGAATAGCAATGAAGTTTTTTCGTTTGTGGACTTGGTGACCGATGTGATTATTGATGATGCTAGTGCTACAATGAATATTGATGATACTTTGGAGGCCGTTTTGCTTAaccttgatgatgatgaggagaaAGAGGTCTATGTGGAATGTGTGAATGCATTGCAAGGAATGGGGTCTTACACTTTTGAACCCCAcaaattgtccttggatcttgaaaacctgAGGACTCCTCCAACAAAtccctcaatcgaggagcctcccactttggagttaaagccatttcCTCCGCATCTCAGTTATGAATTCCTTAGCCCTtgttctactttaccggttattctttcctcttatttGACTAACTTGCAGGTAGACTCCACATTGACagtgctacaaaagaggaagaaagctattggatggacattggcggatattcggggaataagccccgcattttgcatgcacaagattattttggaggaTTATGCCAAAACATCCGTAGAACATCAAAGGAGGCTAAATGAagcaatgcaagaggtggtaaaaaaggagatcataaagtggttggatgccggggttgtttaCCCCATTTTCGATAGTTCGtag